CTCCTCGGGTACGCCGATCCGGACGCCTATGGGCTTCGCGCTCGCGTGGAGGTGACGTTCGTGCAGCTCGGCGATCCGCGCGAGGAGAGCTCGGCGGGCCTCGTGGCCCGCCAGAACTTCGTGACCGAGGCCGGGAAGAACCTCGTCCGCGCGGTGTAGCCGCGTTCGGGCGAGCCCCTGAAGGGCGCGAACCCTACTTCTTCACGGCGCGCTGGATCTCGTCGCACACGCGCATCGCGGCGAGGCCCGCCTCGACGCCCGGGTGCGACGCGGCGCGCTCGCCGTGGCAGCTCGCCACGAACGCCTGGAGCTCGCTGAGGAGGGCCTCCTGGGGACGCACCTCCACGCTCTCCTGGATTCCCGCGATCTTGTAGGCCTCGCCGGGCACCTGCACGATCTCGGACTGGCGACTGATGATGATCTCCTTACGGAAGAGCTCGCAGTCGACGAACATGTCGACGCACGTCGCCTCGATGAGGCGGATCTTCTTCTCGGTGATGCGGCTCGCCTGGATGCGCGAGAAGCGGCCGTTCTCGTGGGTGATGAGCGCGGACGCGAAGTCGATCATCTTCTCGGTGCCGTAGCCGTGCGCCGACACGAGGCGCGCGGGCCCGTTCAGGTAGAGCGCGAGATCGATGTCGTGGATCATCAGATCGGTCACGACGTCGACGTCGGTGATGCGCGCGCTGAGCTTGTTCGTGCGCGTGAAGTCGATGCTGATGACCCCGGCCGACTTGTCGATGATGTTCTTCAGGCCTTGCACGGCGGGGTTGTACCGCTCGATGAAGCCGACCTGGACGTTGAGCTGCTCCTTGGTGGCGAAGTCCGCGAGCCGCTGGGCCTCGGCGAGGCTCTGCGCGATGGGCTTCTCGACGAAGATGTTCTTCACCTTCGAGGCCACCTGAAGCATGTACTCTGCATGGGTAGAGGTCGGCGTCGCGATGACGACCGCGTCCACGTCGCCAAGCCCCTCCTCCACGTTCGTGAGGGCACGGGCGCCGCTCGCTTGCGCGAGGCGCTTCGTGGCCTCCTGGTCGACGTCGTAGATGGAAACGAGGTCGACGCCCTTCAACATCGAGAGGACGCGCAGGTGGTTGCGGCCCATGTTTCCGAGCCCGAGCAGACCAACCTTGAGATTCTCTTTCATCTTCATTTCCTCGGTGCTTCTAGGAGCGGAGTGGGAGCAGCGTGGGCGGGTCGGGTTAGCAGAGATCGATGGGGCTGGGTGGAACAAAGGGGGGCCGCCAGGGGTCGACGGCGGCGCATGCTCCGGTGGCGCGGGGCATGCGGGGCATGCTCAGCTGGGGTGCGCGCACGCTCCGCGCCATTCGAGGCCGACCCGTGGCGCCAGGCTTCCCGCGTGGTAGGTTGCCGCCATGCTGCGTGGGCTTGAGGTGCGGCGCTGGGCGAGCCTGGCTGTGTCCGCGGCTGTGTCCGCGGCGGCCACGAGCGCGTGCACATCGTTCGGGGTGGGAGACGACGCGTCGGCGCCCTCGGAGCCCGGCGACGGGGCCGCGCTGTTGGACGCCGCGCCCGCGGAGGCCGCGCCCACCGACGCGCCGGCCGCCGACGCCGACGCCTGCAACCACGGGTTGAAAGGCACCGCCGACGCCTGCGCGGGGTGCCAGGTCGAGCAGCTCTACACCGTGCCTTCGGGCGACGCCGGCAACGGCGGCGAGGGCCCGTTCATCTTTGGCGTCGCCACCGACGGGGTCCATCTCTACTGGCTCGAGCAGAGGGGCACCAAGGCCTACGACGGCACCTCGGCTTCCCGGACGGCCAGGGCCTCGCTCGCTGGGCGCCCGGCGGTGCTGTGACCTCGCTCGTCGCGAACAGGAGCGCCTGGAGCCTCGCGATGACAGACAACTACGTCTACTTCGACGACCACGGCCCCTTCGGCGCGCCGCGGAGCGTGGGCATTTACCGCTTGAAGAAGTCGCAGTGACGTGAGCGCGGGGGGGCGCCGCTCGTCCACGCCGCGCCAGCGTCGCGCGGTCGTGCTCGCC
This genomic window from Myxococcales bacterium contains:
- a CDS encoding Gfo/Idh/MocA family oxidoreductase, translating into MKENLKVGLLGLGNMGRNHLRVLSMLKGVDLVSIYDVDQEATKRLAQASGARALTNVEEGLGDVDAVVIATPTSTHAEYMLQVASKVKNIFVEKPIAQSLAEAQRLADFATKEQLNVQVGFIERYNPAVQGLKNIIDKSAGVISIDFTRTNKLSARITDVDVVTDLMIHDIDLALYLNGPARLVSAHGYGTEKMIDFASALITHENGRFSRIQASRITEKKIRLIEATCVDMFVDCELFRKEIIISRQSEIVQVPGEAYKIAGIQESVEVRPQEALLSELQAFVASCHGERAASHPGVEAGLAAMRVCDEIQRAVKK